A genomic stretch from Magnetococcales bacterium includes:
- a CDS encoding transposase, translated as MVDEVMYGVAARGSVRLTEIGRALEERIPLSKTETRLSRNLARETIGQEVGASVLREGAGRIQDRTLLILDPSDLTKPYAKKMEFLAKVRDGSAGKIASGYWLCQVVGVENGDNAIIPLHSHLYSQEAPGFLSENAEILMAVEQVSAACENRGVWIMDRGGDRGALLEPMVDASRSFIIRLKGNRHLIWGQRHRATSDLARDCPLRYSSWIVREEHGKEVRVDLEYGFRPVRLPERPEVHLWMVVVQGLGKEPLMLLTNTPLRRRHKDVAWVVNAYFSRWRIEEAIRFVKQSYSLEDIRVLTYERLQNMVVLVNAVAFFTTVILGTRLKLDILATHLTKASKRVFGVPDFRFYALADGIREVCARSPR; from the coding sequence TTGGTGGATGAGGTGATGTATGGCGTTGCGGCCCGTGGCAGCGTTCGTCTGACTGAGATTGGACGTGCGCTGGAAGAGCGGATACCTCTGTCCAAGACCGAAACCCGGTTATCCCGTAATCTAGCTCGTGAAACCATAGGCCAAGAGGTGGGCGCTTCAGTGTTACGGGAAGGAGCCGGCAGGATCCAGGATCGAACCTTGCTGATCCTGGATCCATCTGATCTGACCAAACCTTACGCCAAGAAGATGGAATTTCTGGCAAAAGTCAGGGATGGCAGCGCGGGAAAGATTGCCTCTGGTTATTGGTTGTGCCAGGTGGTGGGCGTCGAGAATGGGGATAACGCCATTATTCCGCTCCACTCCCACCTATACTCTCAGGAGGCTCCGGGTTTTTTGAGCGAAAATGCGGAAATCCTGATGGCAGTGGAGCAAGTGTCTGCGGCCTGTGAAAATCGAGGCGTTTGGATAATGGACCGTGGTGGTGATCGTGGTGCGCTGCTTGAGCCCATGGTGGATGCTTCGAGATCTTTCATCATTCGCCTGAAAGGAAACCGCCATTTGATTTGGGGCCAGCGTCACCGTGCGACCTCGGATTTGGCCAGGGACTGCCCGCTACGCTACTCATCATGGATCGTGCGTGAAGAGCATGGCAAAGAGGTCAGGGTGGATCTGGAATATGGCTTTCGGCCCGTCCGTTTGCCTGAACGTCCCGAAGTCCACCTGTGGATGGTGGTGGTGCAGGGGCTGGGTAAAGAGCCACTGATGTTGCTGACGAATACTCCCCTTCGTCGGCGGCATAAGGATGTGGCATGGGTGGTAAACGCCTATTTTTCAAGATGGCGCATTGAGGAGGCGATCCGTTTTGTTAAACAAAGCTATAGCCTCGAAGATATTCGAGTTTTGACCTATGAGCGTCTGCAAAACATGGTGGTTCTGGTCAACGCCGTAGCCTTTTTCACGACTGTAATCCTGGGGACGAGGCTGAAGTTGGATATCCTGGCCACGCATTTGACGAAAGCATCAAAGCGGGTGTTCGGCGTGCCTGATTTTCGCTTCTATGCCCTGGCCGACGGAATCCGGGAAGTTTGCGCTCGATCTCCCAGGTGA
- a CDS encoding Hsp70 family protein, with product MNDIIIGIDLGTTNSEVAVFENGQPRLIGDSGGDPILPSFVGLSEDGVLLVGQSASNQYAAAPERSVKSVKRLMGQDTRIDLGGTNYAPQEISAIILKRLKEMAESDLGQPVNRAVITVPAYFSDAQRQATREAGTIAGLDVVRMINEPTAAALAYEAGHEGMRDILVYDLGGGTFDVSIVRMEQDVVEVIASHGDNHLGGDDFDQLITSHLLEQLETTHGVTLSPESPAHARLLRASEAAKRVLSEYPFVNIEEEFITEKDGVPVHLSLELSRDDYEEMIQELVERTLESVHATLDDAKLTPDAIQEILLVGGSTRTPLVRRRLEEIFHRSPRGEIHPDLCVALGAAIQGGIVKGEAASAVLVDVTPYTFGTSALGFLDGIETPFVYVPIIHRNTPIPVSRGQVFYTVQDDQKVVDVKVYQGENPDASHNILIGSFRIEGLSKAPANNPIVMTFDLDLNGVLHASAREKISGLERSITIDNAMTHFEAEEMDQARSRVEALFENEEVIDSTPQENIPQGQEDVTPAQRQQHTEARALVEKAERMLEEASDEDRDDMINLIEEILQALDKENFTALAEAREQLADILYYMET from the coding sequence GTGAATGATATTATTATTGGCATCGACCTGGGTACTACCAACTCCGAGGTGGCGGTATTTGAAAACGGCCAGCCGCGCCTGATTGGCGACTCCGGGGGCGATCCCATCCTCCCCTCTTTCGTGGGGCTGTCCGAAGACGGGGTACTGCTGGTGGGACAGAGTGCCAGCAACCAGTATGCGGCTGCCCCTGAGCGCAGTGTCAAGTCAGTCAAACGGCTCATGGGACAGGATACCCGGATCGATCTGGGTGGAACCAACTATGCTCCCCAGGAAATTTCAGCGATCATCCTCAAAAGGCTCAAGGAGATGGCCGAATCCGACCTGGGACAACCGGTCAACCGAGCCGTCATCACCGTACCGGCCTACTTTTCGGATGCCCAGCGGCAGGCTACTCGCGAGGCTGGGACCATTGCCGGATTGGATGTGGTTCGGATGATCAATGAGCCCACTGCCGCCGCCCTGGCCTATGAGGCCGGGCATGAAGGAATGCGTGACATTCTGGTTTACGACCTGGGGGGTGGGACCTTCGATGTCTCGATTGTGCGTATGGAACAGGACGTGGTGGAGGTGATTGCAAGTCACGGCGACAATCACCTGGGGGGGGATGATTTTGACCAACTCATCACCAGCCACCTGCTGGAGCAACTCGAAACCACCCATGGGGTGACGCTTTCTCCAGAAAGTCCCGCTCATGCCCGACTGCTGCGTGCCTCCGAAGCTGCCAAACGGGTACTGTCGGAATATCCTTTTGTCAACATCGAAGAGGAATTCATCACCGAAAAGGATGGGGTACCGGTTCATCTGAGCCTGGAATTGTCTCGGGATGATTATGAGGAAATGATCCAGGAACTGGTGGAACGCACCCTGGAGTCGGTACATGCTACCCTGGATGACGCCAAACTGACCCCGGATGCCATCCAGGAAATTCTACTCGTGGGCGGTTCAACCCGCACGCCACTGGTGAGGCGGCGACTGGAGGAGATTTTTCATCGTTCGCCCCGGGGGGAGATCCATCCGGATTTGTGCGTGGCCCTGGGGGCGGCTATCCAGGGGGGAATTGTCAAAGGCGAAGCCGCCAGTGCCGTGCTGGTGGATGTAACCCCCTACACCTTTGGCACCAGCGCCCTGGGGTTTTTGGATGGCATTGAGACCCCTTTCGTCTACGTTCCCATCATCCACCGCAACACGCCGATTCCGGTCAGCCGCGGCCAAGTGTTTTATACCGTGCAGGACGATCAGAAGGTGGTGGATGTAAAGGTCTATCAGGGCGAAAATCCGGATGCCTCGCACAACATTCTGATTGGATCTTTTCGTATCGAAGGATTATCCAAAGCACCAGCCAACAATCCCATCGTCATGACGTTCGATCTGGATCTCAACGGAGTTCTACATGCCTCGGCCCGAGAGAAGATCAGCGGACTGGAGCGCAGCATTACCATTGACAACGCCATGACCCACTTTGAAGCCGAAGAGATGGACCAGGCCCGTTCCCGGGTGGAAGCCTTGTTCGAAAACGAGGAGGTAATCGACAGCACACCCCAGGAGAACATCCCCCAAGGCCAAGAGGATGTCACCCCTGCCCAGCGGCAGCAACATACCGAAGCCCGCGCTCTGGTGGAGAAGGCTGAACGAATGCTTGAAGAGGCCAGTGACGAGGATCGCGACGACATGATCAATTTGATCGAAGAGATCCTTCAGGCTCTGGATAAGGAAAATTTCACGGCGTTGGCAGAAGCCCGGGAGCAGTTGGCGGACATCCTCTACTACATGGAGACCTGA
- a CDS encoding DnaJ domain-containing protein, whose translation MIDPYQILQVPANTDDEEVRQAYLAQLRLYPPEHHPERFRQIREAFELLASERNRRDFSLFQTASPDLHPLVQHLLKQKSNPEPMTAEVFSNHFGTVLKQHRLKRE comes from the coding sequence ATGATTGATCCCTATCAAATTCTCCAGGTTCCGGCCAATACCGACGACGAAGAGGTTCGCCAAGCCTACTTGGCCCAGTTGCGGCTTTACCCGCCAGAGCACCACCCTGAACGATTCCGGCAAATCCGCGAGGCTTTCGAGCTGCTGGCCAGTGAACGCAACCGGCGTGATTTTTCCCTGTTCCAGACAGCCAGCCCTGACTTGCATCCCCTGGTTCAACACCTGCTGAAGCAGAAGAGCAACCCGGAACCCATGACTGCCGAGGTTTTTTCCAACCATTTTGGAACCGTGTTGAAACAACACCGCTTAAAACGGGAGTGA
- a CDS encoding PAS domain S-box protein: MKDKIFVVGIGASAGGLEALRPLVAKLPANAHMGYVVVQHMAPQYRSMMVELLARETKIPVMEIKDKTPISPGVIHITPPNHDADIKDGVLFLKPPTNPVGPKPSIDNFFSALAEDQGEKAIGVILSGTGSDGALGMRTIKAHGGFTLVQDPETAKYNGMPLAAIETNLIDLILSPDKIGINLPDIVQTPGKLLELMDDEKSGLSGLDEIFALVRKRTDIDFSKYKQTTLCRRIERRINATGTRDLPSYVLHMRDNPAEAESLAKDVLISVTGFFRDKEAFLVMKEVLQEIVHNKEPGDEIRFWVPGCATGEEAYSIAILLSELLGIKVGSYKVQIFATDIDLEALEAARKGIYLEAALKEAPPQYIDRYFTKKGDKFHVSKDLRELVVFARQDLAKDPPFVRVDLITCRNVLIYFNQELQDRVFSSFHFALASSGYMFLGKSEALGQSADLFSTSNAKYRIYQKKVGVGDRFGRAPLSDRPKPIWPGSHKSPDQKKISVEEAMRTTIMRIYAPKSLMVGDDGSVYQINGDVTGYMILGSGKGDLNVTRMLIPELRGEFWALFSQVKKTGDSAIGSIKPIVFGGMRKGVRMGIHPATRVSQISSLYLIGFEEFDIPEKNDSTEASDGVNLDTTRVPELEQELVATKEHLQTVIEELETSNEELQALNEELQASNEEMQSTNEELETANEELQSTNEELTTVNEELQTRTSELMVANSDLENMQKNVGYSLIIVDPKLRVKRFSPAAVKYFGLAAEDIGEVITAAPSHLDIKYLKQKLAKVIASGKEHQEEILTDTLSLWFRIVPYYSLENKIEGAVIVIIDQSEIYNIRQELAHSERLQRLISDSMPMGVALIGPDQRVVNVNHRLLEWFGSGKDILGKRLFNAFGRKIYDHLKPGVAKASEGESTSIELEHSPTGKDIQTFQLLMVPHLDEKRRSTGGFILIFENVTALTTARKELQLSRERYRTLAESGIQGVLIHRKGVPVYCNHAFARFFGYTDPEQVVDMKDVNNLLPTKERRKGIAKSKLFGSGHAPAVHEARGLDKDGKAVSLMASSRVVNWEGQLAIQTAVVRSEPESGA; the protein is encoded by the coding sequence GTGAAAGATAAAATTTTCGTGGTGGGCATTGGCGCGTCAGCGGGCGGCTTGGAGGCCCTGCGCCCATTGGTGGCCAAACTTCCCGCCAATGCGCACATGGGCTATGTGGTCGTCCAACATATGGCCCCTCAATACCGGAGCATGATGGTGGAGCTTCTGGCGCGGGAGACTAAAATTCCCGTCATGGAGATCAAGGACAAAACGCCCATTTCCCCTGGCGTCATCCACATCACGCCTCCCAACCACGATGCGGACATCAAGGATGGCGTCCTTTTTCTCAAACCCCCCACCAACCCGGTGGGCCCCAAACCCTCCATCGATAACTTCTTCTCCGCCCTTGCGGAAGATCAGGGTGAAAAAGCCATCGGTGTCATCCTCTCTGGTACAGGCTCCGACGGCGCGCTTGGCATGCGCACCATCAAGGCGCATGGCGGATTTACTCTGGTCCAGGACCCGGAAACGGCCAAATACAACGGAATGCCTTTGGCGGCCATTGAAACCAATCTGATCGACTTGATCCTCTCCCCGGACAAGATAGGCATCAATCTACCTGATATTGTCCAGACTCCCGGCAAGCTTCTTGAGCTGATGGATGATGAAAAGTCCGGCTTGTCGGGTCTTGATGAAATTTTCGCCCTGGTCCGTAAACGTACGGACATCGATTTTTCGAAATACAAACAGACCACCCTATGCCGCCGTATCGAACGCCGCATCAACGCCACGGGAACCAGGGATCTTCCCAGCTACGTCCTGCACATGCGGGACAACCCCGCCGAGGCTGAAAGCCTGGCCAAGGACGTTCTTATCTCAGTTACGGGTTTTTTCAGAGATAAAGAAGCCTTCCTGGTCATGAAAGAGGTTCTTCAGGAGATCGTCCATAACAAGGAACCTGGAGATGAAATACGCTTTTGGGTTCCCGGTTGCGCCACCGGTGAGGAGGCCTACTCCATCGCCATTCTGCTTTCGGAACTTCTGGGCATCAAAGTGGGAAGTTACAAGGTGCAGATATTCGCCACCGATATCGACCTGGAGGCGTTGGAAGCGGCGCGGAAGGGCATTTATCTGGAAGCGGCGCTGAAAGAGGCGCCGCCACAATACATCGACCGTTATTTTACCAAGAAGGGCGACAAGTTTCACGTCTCCAAGGATTTGCGCGAGTTGGTCGTTTTTGCCCGCCAGGATCTCGCCAAGGACCCACCGTTTGTCCGCGTGGATCTCATCACCTGCCGCAACGTTCTGATCTATTTCAATCAGGAACTCCAGGATCGGGTTTTTTCATCCTTCCATTTTGCTTTGGCTTCCTCCGGTTACATGTTTCTTGGCAAATCGGAAGCCCTGGGTCAGAGCGCGGACCTTTTTTCGACCTCCAATGCCAAATACCGTATCTACCAGAAAAAGGTCGGCGTCGGTGATCGATTCGGTCGCGCCCCGCTTTCGGATCGTCCCAAGCCCATCTGGCCGGGGTCGCACAAATCGCCGGATCAGAAAAAAATCAGCGTCGAAGAGGCCATGCGCACCACCATCATGCGCATTTACGCCCCGAAAAGCCTGATGGTGGGAGATGACGGTTCGGTCTATCAGATCAATGGCGATGTGACCGGATATATGATTTTGGGCTCCGGCAAGGGGGATCTCAACGTCACGCGCATGTTGATTCCGGAATTGCGTGGCGAATTCTGGGCTCTGTTCTCTCAAGTCAAGAAAACCGGCGACTCGGCCATCGGCTCCATCAAGCCGATCGTTTTCGGCGGAATGCGCAAAGGCGTGCGCATGGGCATTCACCCCGCCACGAGGGTTTCACAAATCAGCAGTCTTTATCTCATTGGCTTTGAAGAGTTCGACATCCCGGAGAAAAACGATTCTACCGAAGCGAGCGATGGCGTCAATTTAGACACGACCAGGGTTCCTGAACTGGAGCAGGAGTTGGTGGCCACCAAGGAGCATTTGCAAACCGTCATCGAGGAGTTGGAAACCTCCAACGAGGAACTGCAAGCCTTGAATGAGGAGTTGCAGGCTTCCAATGAGGAGATGCAATCCACCAATGAGGAGTTGGAAACTGCCAATGAAGAGTTGCAATCCACCAACGAGGAACTGACCACCGTCAACGAGGAGTTGCAGACCCGGACCTCGGAGTTGATGGTCGCCAACAGCGACCTTGAAAACATGCAGAAAAACGTCGGTTACTCCCTCATCATCGTCGACCCCAAATTGCGAGTAAAACGGTTTTCGCCGGCCGCCGTAAAATATTTCGGGTTGGCGGCGGAAGATATCGGAGAGGTTATCACTGCCGCCCCTTCCCATCTGGATATCAAATATCTGAAACAAAAATTGGCGAAGGTCATCGCCTCCGGCAAGGAACACCAGGAGGAAATCCTGACCGACACGCTCTCCTTGTGGTTCAGAATCGTGCCCTACTACTCTTTGGAGAACAAAATCGAGGGGGCGGTCATCGTCATCATCGATCAATCTGAAATCTACAACATTCGCCAGGAGTTGGCCCACAGCGAACGCCTGCAACGCCTGATATCCGACTCCATGCCCATGGGCGTGGCGTTGATTGGGCCGGATCAGCGGGTCGTCAATGTCAATCACAGGCTTCTGGAGTGGTTTGGCAGCGGTAAGGATATTCTCGGAAAACGCCTTTTTAACGCTTTTGGACGAAAAATCTACGATCACTTGAAACCAGGCGTTGCCAAAGCTTCCGAGGGCGAATCAACCAGCATTGAGTTGGAACACTCCCCCACAGGGAAGGATATCCAGACGTTTCAACTGCTCATGGTTCCCCACCTGGATGAAAAAAGGCGGTCTACCGGCGGTTTTATACTGATTTTTGAAAATGTGACCGCACTGACGACGGCTCGAAAGGAGCTTCAGCTCTCTCGGGAAAGATACCGCACTCTGGCGGAGTCCGGCATCCAGGGCGTATTGATCCACCGAAAAGGCGTGCCTGTTTACTGCAACCACGCCTTCGCCCGTTTTTTCGGTTATACGGACCCGGAACAGGTGGTGGACATGAAAGACGTCAACAACCTTCTGCCCACCAAAGAGCGCCGAAAGGGGATCGCTAAATCCAAACTGTTCGGTTCAGGACATGCGCCCGCCGTTCATGAGGCCCGGGGGCTGGACAAGGATGGCAAGGCCGTTTCCTTGATGGCCTCGTCCCGGGTGGTCAATTGGGAGGGACAATTGGCGATTCAGACGGCTGTCGTGCGCTCGGAACCTGAATCCGGAGCTTGA
- the grpE gene encoding nucleotide exchange factor GrpE — MDDADKQLLVERFQSYLDQLPEEESTLNDVSGQADLANVYMEMAGLRNEVAREARQVKGALDKFGELFNTVTENQSTLARQTREIHQARGEGPREAQHHLLLQMLDFRDRFAESLNTLDGYALPWRVRSFGGKAHAAWLTGLVQGQRMLLKRLDRILDAQRVQRLETLHRPFDPERMRAMGTSWDPDHPPGVVIAEERPGYLLAGQVLRLSEVTVNRQGED, encoded by the coding sequence TTGGACGATGCCGACAAACAGCTCCTAGTAGAGCGTTTCCAATCCTATCTGGACCAACTGCCCGAAGAAGAATCCACTTTGAATGACGTCTCCGGACAGGCTGATCTGGCCAATGTGTACATGGAGATGGCTGGACTGCGCAATGAGGTGGCCCGTGAGGCCCGCCAGGTAAAGGGGGCTTTGGATAAATTCGGAGAACTTTTCAACACTGTCACCGAAAATCAATCCACTCTGGCGCGCCAGACCCGGGAGATCCACCAAGCCCGTGGCGAAGGCCCCCGGGAGGCGCAACACCATCTGCTCCTCCAAATGCTGGACTTTAGGGACCGGTTTGCCGAAAGCCTCAACACCCTCGATGGGTATGCGCTCCCGTGGCGGGTCCGGAGTTTTGGAGGTAAGGCCCATGCGGCTTGGCTGACAGGGCTGGTTCAAGGCCAGCGGATGTTGTTAAAACGGCTGGACAGAATTCTGGATGCCCAGCGTGTGCAACGTCTGGAAACCCTGCACCGCCCCTTTGATCCAGAGCGAATGCGGGCAATGGGTACATCATGGGATCCAGATCATCCACCGGGGGTGGTGATTGCCGAAGAGCGTCCTGGCTACCTGTTGGCTGGCCAAGTCCTACGGCTTTCAGAGGTGACCGTCAACCGGCAAGGGGAAGACTGA
- a CDS encoding PAS domain S-box protein, with product MSKTTKSRKEVEQEVKRLKEQVADFKLRESRFSDLEAQLERTLEDLNTHQEELRSQNDELLLTRERMETLLEKYSLLFLDSPVAYFVVDHWQKVIETNHAAAELLGIAKSQLMGKPFLPYVPREMRKKLGEHFQRAFRFESASDELQLLRKLKEPVHCLLQSRLTRDPGKDQALCLTVVFDITERKRTEDQIAELAERNARILDSAAEGILGVDDHRRIIFSNPSAANLLGWPVEDLHGKDIRKILRPVSSKGEKIGLKDDPVVETLQDGRPRSVLDGYLHRRRGARFPASYTVSPTFHEKGVSGLVFTFRDDTERKEIEERLKTAKEQAEEANQAKSAFLATMSHEIRTPMNAIIGMADFVDASTSLEERAEAMAVIKESGQALLTLINDILDLAKIESGEIGLLSEEFSPRDLVESVRSIMRYPAVEQKKLALEKYVDPDVPDVVKGDFRRIRQVLINLVGNAVKFTENGHIAISVKMAESNDDTASLLYIVQDTGIGIPENRLEAIFENFVQADKTTNRRFGGTGLGLAISKRLIEIMGGTIWVESAEGKGSAFFCRVPSEMVDLDHSFQRKSSIEPSIESVDTRKRAIKSGRNRAITEPVISPSTSILLAEDDPVNQIVFLKIFKKMGLSPDLAQNGLEVLEMTSRKKYELIFMDIQMPKMDGITAVKHLRDREKSAGHSHHSTVIALTAFALDGDEGICITAGMDDYLCKPVSGHDLRRILYRWQGNENKAGTMLANIEKPYDGMVDVDERRLWKLRDDVGGEDFESVVRVSLIGMFEQAYAILNNIKKDDVKSLKASSHRLKGTCWQLGAVKVGSIAESLERSSRNGSVGDISVIAETLEHDIINARESIEKFLESMVFDG from the coding sequence ATGTCTAAAACCACCAAAAGCCGGAAAGAGGTTGAGCAGGAGGTCAAACGCCTGAAAGAACAGGTCGCCGACTTTAAGCTGCGGGAATCCCGTTTCTCTGACCTGGAGGCTCAACTCGAACGCACCCTGGAAGATCTCAATACCCATCAGGAAGAGTTGCGCAGTCAGAATGACGAGTTGCTTCTGACCCGGGAACGGATGGAAACCCTCCTGGAAAAATATTCACTGCTTTTTCTGGATTCACCAGTGGCCTATTTTGTTGTGGACCACTGGCAAAAAGTTATTGAGACCAATCATGCGGCTGCTGAACTTCTTGGCATCGCCAAAAGCCAACTCATGGGAAAGCCGTTTCTTCCTTATGTTCCCAGAGAGATGCGCAAAAAACTGGGTGAACATTTTCAACGGGCGTTCAGGTTTGAAAGCGCCAGCGATGAGTTGCAACTTCTACGAAAGCTGAAAGAGCCTGTCCACTGTCTTTTGCAGAGCCGTTTGACGCGAGATCCGGGAAAAGACCAGGCCCTTTGCCTGACGGTCGTTTTTGACATTACCGAGCGCAAACGGACGGAAGATCAAATTGCCGAGCTTGCTGAACGCAACGCCAGGATACTGGACTCGGCGGCGGAGGGGATTCTTGGCGTTGACGATCATCGCAGAATCATCTTCTCAAATCCTTCGGCCGCAAACCTTCTTGGCTGGCCCGTGGAAGATCTGCATGGCAAAGACATACGGAAAATTTTGAGGCCGGTCTCATCCAAAGGTGAGAAAATCGGCCTGAAAGATGACCCGGTCGTTGAAACGTTGCAGGATGGCAGGCCCCGCTCCGTGCTGGATGGATATTTACACCGTCGAAGAGGGGCCCGTTTTCCCGCCAGCTATACGGTTTCTCCCACATTTCACGAAAAAGGCGTTTCCGGTTTGGTCTTTACGTTCCGTGATGATACGGAGAGAAAGGAGATTGAAGAAAGGCTGAAAACCGCCAAAGAGCAGGCCGAGGAGGCCAACCAGGCCAAAAGCGCCTTTTTGGCGACCATGAGCCATGAAATCCGCACGCCGATGAATGCGATCATCGGCATGGCGGACTTTGTGGATGCCTCTACCTCCTTGGAGGAGAGAGCCGAGGCCATGGCTGTCATCAAAGAGTCGGGACAGGCGTTGTTGACTTTGATCAACGACATCCTCGATCTGGCGAAAATCGAGTCCGGCGAAATTGGTCTGCTGTCAGAGGAGTTTTCCCCAAGAGATCTGGTCGAAAGCGTGCGCAGTATCATGCGCTATCCAGCTGTTGAGCAAAAAAAACTCGCTTTGGAAAAATATGTGGACCCGGATGTCCCTGATGTGGTCAAGGGAGATTTTCGCAGAATTCGTCAAGTCCTGATCAACCTGGTCGGCAATGCGGTTAAATTTACGGAAAACGGTCATATTGCCATTTCCGTCAAAATGGCGGAGAGCAATGATGATACGGCGTCTCTGCTCTATATCGTTCAGGATACCGGTATTGGCATCCCTGAAAACAGACTTGAGGCCATTTTTGAGAATTTTGTTCAGGCGGACAAAACCACCAACCGCCGTTTTGGAGGGACCGGTCTGGGGCTGGCCATCTCCAAGCGCCTGATTGAAATCATGGGGGGAACCATCTGGGTAGAAAGCGCGGAGGGAAAAGGCAGTGCGTTTTTCTGCAGAGTTCCCTCGGAGATGGTTGACCTTGACCACTCCTTTCAGCGCAAGTCATCGATTGAGCCGTCAATAGAATCCGTCGATACAAGAAAACGCGCTATAAAGTCAGGTCGAAACCGCGCAATCACCGAGCCCGTTATTTCACCATCAACGTCGATTCTGTTGGCTGAAGATGATCCAGTCAATCAAATCGTGTTCCTGAAAATTTTCAAGAAAATGGGGTTGTCTCCAGATTTAGCCCAGAATGGTCTTGAAGTTCTGGAAATGACATCGCGCAAGAAGTATGAACTCATTTTTATGGACATTCAAATGCCGAAAATGGATGGCATTACGGCGGTCAAGCATCTACGGGACCGGGAAAAATCCGCTGGCCATTCCCATCATTCCACCGTTATCGCTCTGACAGCGTTTGCACTGGATGGAGATGAGGGCATTTGCATTACAGCGGGGATGGATGATTATTTATGCAAGCCCGTCAGTGGGCACGATCTTCGACGTATTCTCTACCGCTGGCAGGGCAATGAAAATAAAGCTGGAACCATGTTGGCAAATATCGAAAAGCCCTATGATGGCATGGTTGACGTGGATGAAAGAAGGCTTTGGAAGCTTAGAGATGATGTGGGAGGAGAAGATTTTGAATCTGTTGTACGCGTGTCCCTCATCGGCATGTTTGAACAAGCCTATGCCATTCTTAATAATATAAAAAAAGATGATGTAAAATCCTTAAAGGCCTCATCTCATAGACTGAAAGGAACATGCTGGCAGTTGGGTGCAGTAAAGGTTGGAAGTATTGCAGAAAGCCTGGAGCGCTCAAGCCGGAATGGTTCTGTTGGAGATATATCTGTTATTGCGGAAACACTTGAACATGATATAATAAATGCAAGGGAATCCATTGAAAAGTTCCTTGAAAGCATGGTGTTTGACGGATGA